One stretch of Rosistilla oblonga DNA includes these proteins:
- a CDS encoding DUF1559 domain-containing protein, whose product MLIPRNKRRGFTLVELLVVIAIIGILVGLLLPAVQAAREAARRMQCSNNLKQIGLASHNFHDTFGYLPTGGSDGPFKTCCNSTVREGWSWLYQLTPFIEQNNVHELPTDSDVYSSLITSYVCPSRRPAQLWNGSFRADYAGNGGITTQTWQGPFVRQWKTLPLPSSTTNFNPDQTRRLDDIKDGTSNTLLVAEKQVHWSTFGTAGGDNEVWANAGWDQDIVRYGNFLPEPDNDHPDSTQSTHWSNRFGGSHPGGVQGVRADGSVVMIPYTVDAVNFQNFCTIRDGVALDEDIFN is encoded by the coding sequence ATGTTAATCCCGAGAAACAAACGCCGCGGTTTCACGCTAGTGGAACTACTTGTTGTGATCGCCATCATCGGCATCTTGGTTGGTCTGTTGTTGCCCGCCGTCCAAGCCGCCCGCGAAGCCGCCCGCCGGATGCAGTGCAGCAACAACCTGAAACAGATCGGCCTCGCCAGCCACAACTTCCACGACACGTTTGGCTACCTGCCGACCGGCGGATCCGACGGACCGTTCAAAACCTGCTGCAATTCGACGGTCCGCGAAGGCTGGAGCTGGCTATACCAACTGACTCCCTTCATCGAACAAAACAACGTTCACGAACTGCCCACCGACAGCGACGTCTACTCTTCGCTGATCACATCGTACGTCTGCCCCTCTCGCCGACCGGCACAACTTTGGAACGGAAGCTTTCGTGCCGATTACGCTGGCAACGGCGGCATCACAACCCAAACCTGGCAAGGACCTTTCGTTCGCCAGTGGAAAACCCTTCCGTTGCCTTCGAGCACAACCAACTTCAATCCCGACCAAACGCGTCGCTTGGACGACATCAAAGACGGCACGTCCAACACTCTGCTGGTCGCTGAAAAACAGGTCCACTGGTCGACCTTCGGCACAGCTGGCGGCGACAACGAAGTTTGGGCCAACGCCGGCTGGGATCAAGACATCGTTCGCTACGGCAACTTCTTGCCCGAACCGGACAACGACCACCCCGACAGCACCCAATCGACCCACTGGTCCAATCGCTTCGGCGGTTCACACCCCGGCGGTGTCCAAGGCGTTCGCGCCGATGGTTCGGTCGTGATGATTCCCTACACCGTCGACGCCGTCAACTTTCAGAACTTCTGCACCATCCGCGACGGTGTAGCGCTCGACGAAGACATCTTCAACTAG
- a CDS encoding potassium channel family protein produces the protein MKSPLERIRYGAVILVSIVWGAVIGFRFLGDYDWIGAIWMVVITISTVGYGEQSSMEPELKLFTVLVILLGMSAAAYTFGGLFQLMLAGELERAIGRQRMTKDLNRMSDHIIVCGFGRMGQNLASELVSQGETLVVIDLDPDVIQENSSAEMVCWQGDATEEATLEAVGIARAKTLVISLPNDAESVFITLTARNLNPRLQIVARAEKQSTGKKLRQAGATKVVMPTVVGARQMARLITRPSTADLMERVSETAFVELELDELLIAEECPLVGMTVGQTDAHRLHKLLVIAIKKSDESLIFNPDAGYVFQSHDIIMIMGHGEDIARFRETFRIC, from the coding sequence ATGAAATCACCACTCGAACGAATTCGCTACGGTGCGGTCATTCTGGTGTCGATCGTGTGGGGTGCCGTGATCGGGTTCCGGTTCTTGGGTGACTACGACTGGATCGGAGCAATCTGGATGGTCGTGATTACGATCTCGACTGTCGGTTACGGCGAACAGAGCAGCATGGAGCCGGAACTGAAGCTGTTCACCGTGCTGGTGATTTTGTTGGGGATGTCGGCTGCGGCTTACACCTTTGGAGGCTTGTTTCAGTTGATGCTGGCAGGGGAATTGGAACGCGCAATTGGGCGACAACGCATGACAAAAGATCTGAACAGGATGAGTGACCACATCATCGTTTGTGGTTTCGGGCGGATGGGGCAGAACTTGGCAAGCGAGTTGGTGAGCCAAGGGGAGACATTGGTCGTGATCGACTTGGATCCCGATGTGATCCAAGAAAACAGTTCGGCCGAGATGGTCTGTTGGCAGGGGGACGCCACCGAGGAAGCGACGTTGGAGGCGGTTGGCATCGCGCGAGCGAAGACGCTTGTGATTTCGTTGCCCAACGATGCTGAGAGCGTCTTTATCACGCTGACCGCTCGAAATCTAAATCCTCGTTTGCAGATCGTCGCTCGTGCGGAGAAGCAGAGTACGGGGAAGAAGTTGCGGCAGGCGGGAGCTACCAAAGTTGTGATGCCAACGGTCGTGGGAGCGCGACAGATGGCTCGCTTGATCACGCGTCCATCGACCGCTGATCTGATGGAGCGTGTCTCCGAAACCGCGTTCGTCGAATTGGAACTCGACGAACTGTTGATTGCGGAAGAATGTCCTCTGGTCGGAATGACTGTCGGGCAGACCGATGCGCATCGACTGCACAAGCTGCTGGTCATCGCGATCAAGAAATCGGACGAGAGCTTGATCTTTAATCCCGACGCAGGATACGTCTTTCAGTCGCACGACATCATCATGATTATGGGGCACGGCGAGGATATCGCCAGGTTTCGAGAGACGTTCCGGATTTGCTGA
- a CDS encoding response regulator → MARSDEVASGAVAVSRLRELWIVSASSGGFVRFISYPIHISIEDYAMTAAPFNVLVVDDEPGIRIGLARGLFGEADLVATAADANEALELFGKEAFHFVIIDFNLRSGLSGLELLQQFHKLQPGTDAIVITAYGSVDVAVQAMRAGALDFVSKPLDLNDVRQRVRSARMKHRLESESNRVPKAPGDGPPNEVDGDVGEQLPSPSLLQASRGPSAAPGSLPNSLAEAVQECERMTINRALQACGRHREKTAKALKISVRTLHYKMGRYSLH, encoded by the coding sequence GTGGCGCGATCTGACGAAGTGGCGTCGGGAGCCGTGGCGGTCAGTCGTCTTCGGGAACTGTGGATCGTCAGTGCCAGCTCGGGCGGATTTGTCCGGTTCATTTCCTATCCAATTCATATCAGCATCGAGGACTATGCAATGACCGCCGCACCATTCAACGTGTTGGTCGTCGACGACGAACCGGGGATTCGCATCGGGTTAGCCAGAGGACTGTTTGGGGAAGCCGACTTGGTCGCTACGGCGGCGGATGCCAATGAGGCGCTGGAACTGTTTGGCAAAGAAGCGTTTCACTTTGTGATCATCGATTTCAATTTGAGGTCCGGCCTTTCGGGGCTCGAGCTGTTGCAGCAATTTCATAAGTTGCAGCCCGGTACCGACGCGATCGTGATCACCGCGTATGGATCGGTCGATGTTGCGGTGCAGGCGATGCGAGCTGGCGCGTTGGACTTCGTTTCCAAACCACTGGATTTGAACGACGTGCGGCAGCGCGTGCGGAGCGCTCGCATGAAACATCGATTGGAATCGGAAAGCAATCGGGTGCCGAAGGCTCCGGGCGATGGGCCTCCAAACGAAGTCGACGGCGATGTTGGCGAGCAGCTTCCGTCACCGAGCCTGCTGCAAGCTTCGCGTGGTCCGTCCGCCGCGCCGGGGTCGTTGCCTAATTCGCTCGCCGAAGCGGTTCAGGAATGCGAGCGGATGACGATTAATCGGGCGTTACAGGCCTGCGGTCGCCACCGCGAGAAGACAGCCAAAGCGCTGAAGATCAGCGTCAGGACATTGCACTACAAAATGGGACGCTACTCGCTGCATTGA
- a CDS encoding alpha/beta hydrolase, whose protein sequence is MWRTKTLTMSLAVAGLLMFPAGSSWSSEPSVDELPALRQLDDYVSSDANPLDELTSQDFATTPLTRQQCVAAERSLWAAYRNQIRHERAKEHAANVVQVDGISMKYRKRRYGEPPAGGYSLVISMHGGGGTTARVNDQQWKNQIGLYTLEQGLYVAPRAPTDAWNMWHLPHIDPLFTRLIENMVLLENVNPDRVYLSGYSASGDGVYQLAPRMADQFAAAAMMAGHPNKTKPLGLRNLPFTLHIGECDAAYQRNEHAARWKRELATLRENDPDGYRHWVEIHPDKGHWMDRQDASGVKWMMQFTRNVLPQRVAWLQDDVLHHRLYWLAVPDGTAPQGSKIIASRNGNTFTIEASDVDRFALLLRDDLVDLDSPIEVIYEGRTIFSGPAKRTIASLWSSIVDRGDPAATFSCRVPIALTDEE, encoded by the coding sequence ATGTGGCGAACCAAGACCTTGACGATGAGCCTAGCAGTGGCTGGCCTGCTGATGTTCCCGGCGGGCAGCAGCTGGTCGTCCGAACCGTCAGTGGACGAACTGCCGGCCCTTCGTCAACTCGATGATTACGTGAGCTCTGACGCAAACCCGTTGGATGAACTCACATCGCAAGACTTCGCCACCACGCCGCTAACACGGCAACAATGTGTCGCGGCGGAACGAAGCCTGTGGGCCGCCTACCGGAATCAAATTCGCCACGAACGGGCCAAAGAACACGCTGCGAACGTCGTTCAGGTCGACGGCATATCGATGAAATATCGGAAACGCCGTTATGGAGAACCGCCCGCCGGCGGATACAGCCTCGTGATCTCGATGCACGGCGGCGGTGGAACGACGGCTCGCGTGAACGATCAACAGTGGAAGAACCAGATCGGTTTGTACACTCTGGAGCAAGGGCTCTACGTCGCTCCCCGAGCTCCCACCGATGCCTGGAACATGTGGCACCTGCCGCATATCGACCCATTGTTCACGCGTTTGATCGAGAACATGGTGCTGTTGGAGAACGTGAATCCCGACCGCGTTTACCTCTCCGGTTATTCGGCTAGCGGCGACGGCGTCTACCAACTCGCGCCGCGAATGGCCGACCAGTTCGCCGCGGCTGCGATGATGGCCGGGCACCCCAACAAAACGAAACCACTGGGGCTGCGTAATCTGCCATTCACGCTGCACATCGGAGAGTGTGACGCGGCGTATCAGCGGAACGAACATGCGGCGAGATGGAAACGGGAACTGGCGACGCTGCGCGAAAACGATCCGGATGGCTATCGTCATTGGGTTGAGATCCATCCCGACAAAGGGCACTGGATGGACCGCCAAGATGCTTCGGGAGTGAAATGGATGATGCAATTCACTCGAAACGTGTTGCCACAGAGAGTTGCCTGGCTGCAAGACGATGTACTGCATCACCGGCTCTACTGGCTAGCCGTTCCCGATGGCACAGCCCCACAGGGCAGCAAAATCATCGCGTCGCGAAACGGTAACACCTTCACGATCGAAGCATCCGACGTCGACCGATTTGCACTTCTGCTGCGCGACGATTTAGTCGACTTGGATTCACCGATCGAGGTCATCTACGAAGGCCGCACAATTTTCTCGGGACCCGCAAAACGAACGATCGCGTCGCTGTGGAGTTCGATCGTCGATCGCGGCGATCCCGCGGCGACGTTCAGCTGCCGCGTTCCGATTGCGCTGACAGACGAAGAGTAG
- a CDS encoding DUF1254 domain-containing protein — translation MTYSSRTGVIATALAVTAAWGLIPEDRCAYAQQGTPIPAAISTPDQVESPLGTLEFQDGAPTEGTAKKVKDVLTFTNALAAYNNSFRGASAYAIAKGLKSIGAADNSIVIFSELMDASSLFLTANCDTVYYMSAINLSNGPMVLEQPPAGLGTINDMWFSWIIDIGRPGPDRGQGGKYLIVPPGYDGPLPEGGYFIAHSKTNRVLYAARSFLVENDPKPAVENIKKNLKLYPYTPGGFGTSIAEALEGEVKLGMNPPLPETKFIEASGKSFNTIPPSDYGFFEMINENVQQEPATSYDVELAGQLAAIGIQHGKPFEPDARTKRILSDAAAIGNAAGRVLNWRYAAIHPDWAYYPNSQWGNMLFEGGAFFETPPPAYADGMFKPLPPTGARTLDSRTAFYYAYTLDSPGMIMRIPGVGSQYLMGFLDSEGEAFDGGKTYKLTLPKGIPAHAFWSLTLYDNQSRSMLQTPQKYPRAGSQSYPSPAATVAEDGSTTIYFGPQQPEGIARGNWIQTTPDKGWFTILRLYSPMPSFFDKSWQPSEIELAE, via the coding sequence ATGACTTATTCGAGTCGCACCGGCGTGATCGCCACAGCCCTCGCCGTGACCGCGGCGTGGGGACTGATTCCTGAAGACCGCTGCGCGTACGCGCAACAGGGGACTCCCATCCCCGCGGCGATCAGCACTCCCGATCAAGTGGAGAGCCCGCTGGGGACGCTTGAATTCCAAGACGGAGCGCCGACCGAGGGGACCGCGAAAAAGGTAAAAGATGTCCTGACCTTTACCAACGCGTTGGCTGCTTACAACAACAGCTTCCGCGGCGCTTCGGCCTATGCGATCGCCAAAGGACTGAAGAGTATCGGCGCGGCGGACAACTCGATCGTCATCTTCTCCGAACTGATGGATGCCAGCTCGCTGTTCCTGACAGCCAACTGCGACACCGTCTATTACATGAGCGCGATCAATCTGTCCAACGGACCGATGGTGCTGGAGCAACCGCCGGCTGGACTGGGAACTATCAACGACATGTGGTTCTCGTGGATCATCGACATCGGTCGGCCTGGTCCCGATCGCGGCCAAGGGGGCAAGTACCTGATCGTGCCACCAGGCTACGACGGCCCGCTGCCCGAAGGTGGTTATTTCATTGCCCACTCGAAGACCAACCGCGTCCTCTACGCCGCCCGTTCGTTCCTCGTTGAAAACGATCCCAAGCCTGCTGTCGAGAACATCAAGAAAAACCTGAAGCTCTACCCGTACACTCCCGGCGGTTTCGGCACCAGCATCGCCGAAGCGCTCGAGGGAGAAGTCAAGTTGGGCATGAATCCGCCGTTGCCAGAAACGAAGTTCATCGAAGCGTCGGGGAAATCGTTCAACACGATCCCACCTAGCGATTATGGCTTCTTCGAGATGATCAACGAGAACGTCCAACAAGAACCAGCCACCAGTTACGACGTCGAACTGGCGGGGCAATTGGCGGCGATTGGAATCCAACATGGCAAACCTTTCGAGCCCGATGCGCGGACGAAACGGATCCTCAGCGACGCCGCAGCAATCGGCAACGCCGCAGGTCGCGTCTTGAACTGGCGTTACGCCGCGATCCATCCCGACTGGGCCTATTACCCCAATTCTCAGTGGGGCAACATGCTGTTCGAAGGTGGGGCCTTCTTCGAAACACCTCCTCCCGCGTATGCCGACGGGATGTTCAAGCCACTGCCACCAACCGGAGCGCGAACGCTCGATTCTCGCACTGCGTTCTACTACGCCTACACGCTCGATTCCCCGGGCATGATCATGCGAATCCCCGGTGTCGGTTCTCAGTACCTGATGGGGTTCCTGGACAGCGAAGGCGAAGCGTTCGACGGTGGCAAAACCTACAAGCTTACGCTCCCCAAGGGGATTCCAGCCCACGCTTTCTGGTCGCTCACGCTGTACGACAATCAATCCCGTTCGATGCTGCAAACGCCACAGAAATACCCACGCGCCGGCAGCCAGTCCTATCCTTCTCCGGCCGCAACAGTCGCCGAGGACGGTTCGACCACGATCTACTTCGGCCCTCAACAACCCGAGGGTATCGCACGAGGCAACTGGATCCAGACCACTCCCGACAAAGGCTGGTTCACAATCCTGCGTCTCTACAGCCCAATGCCGTCGTTCTTCGACAAAAGCTGGCAACCGAGCGAGATCGAACTGGCCGAATAG
- a CDS encoding ThuA domain-containing protein, translated as MNASLFRRLSALFLIAAVTIVAVADDHRLVLVAGKPSHPPRLHEFNAGVQLLAKCLQDVPGLQTDVVLNGWPKDESILDQADAIVFYMDGGARHEVVQEEGRRLKMLDALAKKGVGLGFMHYGVEILADQASDEFKRWIGGHYENMFSCNPIWEPQFANLPEHPITRGVKPFAIQDEWYFNMRFVADIPGNESREVEDLKFVPILVAAPNDAVRDGPYVYPKGPYPHIQASKGRAEAMLWTVERPDGGRGFGFTGGHFHDNWGNDDFRKVVLNTMLWTAKVEVPAEGVVSSISEEQLNANLDPKPSRKKR; from the coding sequence GTGAATGCTTCTCTGTTTCGCCGGCTGTCGGCTCTCTTTTTGATCGCTGCGGTGACGATTGTCGCTGTGGCGGATGACCATCGCTTGGTGCTGGTCGCTGGAAAACCATCGCACCCGCCGCGGTTGCACGAATTTAATGCCGGCGTTCAGTTGTTGGCTAAGTGCTTGCAAGACGTTCCCGGTCTGCAGACCGACGTTGTCTTGAACGGTTGGCCCAAAGATGAATCGATCTTGGATCAGGCCGATGCGATCGTCTTCTATATGGATGGCGGGGCCCGTCACGAAGTAGTTCAAGAGGAAGGGCGGCGGTTGAAGATGCTCGACGCCCTCGCCAAAAAAGGCGTAGGACTCGGCTTCATGCACTACGGCGTGGAGATCTTAGCCGATCAGGCGAGCGACGAATTCAAGCGTTGGATCGGCGGCCACTATGAAAACATGTTCTCCTGCAACCCGATCTGGGAGCCGCAGTTTGCCAATTTGCCCGAGCACCCGATCACCCGCGGCGTGAAGCCGTTTGCGATTCAAGACGAATGGTATTTCAACATGCGGTTTGTCGCTGATATTCCCGGCAACGAATCGCGCGAGGTCGAGGATCTGAAGTTTGTCCCGATTCTTGTCGCCGCTCCCAACGATGCGGTTCGCGACGGTCCCTATGTCTATCCCAAGGGACCCTACCCGCACATCCAAGCATCGAAGGGACGCGCCGAAGCGATGCTGTGGACGGTGGAGCGTCCCGATGGCGGACGCGGCTTCGGTTTCACCGGTGGCCATTTCCATGACAACTGGGGAAACGACGATTTCCGCAAAGTGGTGCTCAACACCATGCTCTGGACCGCAAAGGTTGAAGTGCCAGCAGAGGGCGTCGTCTCGAGCATCAGCGAAGAACAGCTGAACGCGAACCTCGATCCCAAGCCATCGCGAAAGAAGAGGTAA
- a CDS encoding dienelactone hydrolase family protein, with protein sequence MCDQDHFEDDLKKYSRRDLGTMAAAGVGAAMLLPRAADAAEVSGSDVTIKTPDGDCDAYFVAPKTGAHAAALIWPDIFGLRPAFRQMAQRLAESGYSVLVVNPFYRTMKAPTAEKGANTPIPEVRPLAQSLNATTQTTDAKAFIAWLDAQPQVDKSKKIGTTGYCMGGPIVMRTAAAVPTRVGAAATFHGGGLATDSPDSPHRLIPQMKAQFLIAVAENDDQRDPEAKNVLEKSFAAANLPAEIEVYPAGHGWCPPDTRVHNQEQAEKAWKRMLALFDKTLA encoded by the coding sequence ATGTGTGATCAAGATCATTTTGAAGACGACCTGAAAAAGTACTCCCGTCGCGACCTCGGCACCATGGCGGCCGCAGGTGTTGGCGCCGCGATGCTGCTGCCGCGGGCGGCCGATGCTGCGGAAGTTAGCGGCAGCGACGTGACGATCAAAACTCCCGACGGCGATTGCGACGCCTACTTTGTCGCTCCAAAAACTGGCGCCCACGCGGCCGCCTTGATCTGGCCCGACATCTTTGGACTGCGCCCCGCATTCCGTCAGATGGCCCAGCGGCTCGCCGAATCGGGCTACAGCGTTCTGGTCGTCAATCCGTTCTACCGGACGATGAAAGCCCCCACGGCAGAGAAGGGAGCTAACACGCCAATTCCCGAAGTGCGTCCGTTGGCCCAGTCGCTCAACGCAACAACGCAGACAACCGACGCCAAAGCCTTCATCGCCTGGTTGGATGCGCAACCGCAAGTCGACAAGAGCAAGAAGATCGGCACCACCGGCTACTGCATGGGCGGACCGATCGTGATGCGAACCGCTGCGGCCGTGCCAACCCGCGTCGGTGCAGCCGCCACCTTCCACGGCGGTGGACTGGCGACCGACAGTCCCGACAGCCCTCATCGCTTGATCCCGCAGATGAAGGCGCAGTTCCTGATCGCGGTCGCAGAGAACGACGACCAACGCGATCCCGAAGCGAAGAACGTGTTGGAAAAATCGTTTGCCGCCGCCAACCTGCCGGCAGAGATCGAAGTCTATCCGGCGGGGCACGGTTGGTGCCCGCCCGACACGCGCGTCCACAACCAAGAACAAGCCGAAAAAGCTTGGAAACGGATGCTTGCCCTGTTTGACAAAACGTTGGCGTAG
- a CDS encoding DUF1501 domain-containing protein, whose amino-acid sequence MPDSPSHRIDRRSLLQRSGIGLGMLGLNSLLADQEGTTPSANDNRTASPLATKQPHFPGRVKRVVHFFLNGGPSHVDTFDPKPTLEKYAGQAPPMSLATERKTGACMPSPFAFKKYGKSGIEVSELFSRTAEHIDDTAVIRSMYAQVPNHEPSLMLMNCGDSVLPRPSVGAWALYGLGSENQNLPGFISMCPSGLPVKGAENWQSGFLPGSYQGTYVDPKHSRIDKLIENIRSPHATTKVQQRQLDLLRQLNAEHKSPRHDPRLETRIQSYELAFRMQMEAADAFDVTDETKETHELYGTGVHARQTMIARRLLERGVRYVQLWHGAGNVWDHHAKLEEGHRKLAGEIDQPISALLTDLKRRGMFHDTLVIWGGEFGRTPTVELTGGGAETLGRDHNHYGFSVWMAGGGVRGGTIHGATDEFGFKATENPCSVHDLHATILHLLGFDHTKLTYRYAGRDFRLTDVHGNVIKNILA is encoded by the coding sequence ATGCCAGACTCACCATCGCATCGCATCGACCGTCGATCCCTGCTGCAGCGTTCCGGCATCGGCCTGGGAATGCTGGGCCTCAACAGCTTGTTAGCCGACCAAGAAGGGACGACGCCCAGTGCAAACGACAACCGGACCGCGTCACCGCTGGCGACCAAACAACCTCACTTTCCCGGCCGCGTGAAACGCGTAGTCCACTTCTTTCTCAACGGCGGACCATCGCATGTCGACACGTTCGATCCGAAGCCGACGCTTGAGAAGTATGCCGGACAGGCGCCGCCGATGTCGCTGGCGACCGAACGAAAAACGGGAGCCTGCATGCCGTCGCCGTTTGCGTTCAAGAAGTACGGCAAAAGCGGGATCGAAGTCAGCGAACTGTTCTCGCGAACAGCCGAACATATCGACGACACCGCCGTCATCCGTTCGATGTACGCACAGGTTCCCAACCACGAACCATCACTGATGCTGATGAATTGTGGCGATTCGGTTTTGCCACGCCCCAGCGTCGGCGCGTGGGCTCTGTATGGCCTCGGCAGCGAAAACCAGAACCTTCCCGGTTTCATCTCGATGTGTCCCAGCGGCCTACCGGTCAAAGGAGCCGAGAACTGGCAGTCGGGCTTTCTACCGGGCAGCTACCAAGGCACCTACGTCGATCCAAAGCACAGCCGGATCGACAAACTGATCGAGAACATCCGCAGCCCCCATGCCACGACGAAAGTCCAACAACGGCAACTGGATCTGCTGCGACAACTGAACGCCGAACACAAATCACCCCGCCACGATCCGCGACTGGAAACGCGGATCCAATCGTACGAGCTGGCCTTTCGGATGCAGATGGAAGCTGCCGACGCGTTTGATGTCACCGATGAAACCAAGGAGACCCATGAACTGTACGGCACAGGAGTTCACGCCCGGCAAACGATGATCGCGCGGCGACTGTTGGAACGCGGCGTCCGCTACGTTCAATTGTGGCACGGTGCCGGCAACGTCTGGGATCATCACGCGAAGCTCGAAGAGGGACACCGGAAGCTGGCGGGCGAAATCGATCAACCGATCTCCGCCCTGCTGACCGATCTGAAACGACGCGGCATGTTTCACGACACGCTGGTGATCTGGGGAGGCGAGTTTGGCCGCACGCCGACTGTGGAACTAACCGGTGGCGGAGCCGAGACGCTCGGCCGCGACCACAACCACTACGGCTTCAGCGTCTGGATGGCGGGCGGCGGCGTCCGCGGCGGCACCATCCATGGTGCGACCGACGAATTTGGTTTCAAAGCGACGGAGAATCCTTGCAGCGTCCACGACCTGCACGCGACGATCCTGCACTTGCTGGGATTTGATCACACCAAATTGACCTACCGCTACGCCGGCCGCGACTTCCGCCTGACCGATGTCCACGGCAACGTGATCAAAAACATTTTGGCCTGA